A segment of the Alistipes communis genome:
ACGCGATCGATGCGCTTGGTAATCATCAGGAAGGTACAGTCGCTCCGCTCGCGGATCATCGCCCACGCTTCGCCGCGCCACGCGTCGGCCTCCTCGATGAAAAAATCGGAGGTGAAACAGGTATAGACCGTCTGGCCGGGAGGAATCTTGTAACGTCCCGTCCGGTCGCGCCGCACGGGAAGGTCGAAGGCCGCCGTCCTGCGCACCTGCGAAGCATCCTGCTCCCACCGCGCATCCTGACGGTAGACATAGCAGCGACGGCATCCCTCGCTCACTTTGCGGCACCCGTGCCACAGATTCCAGCCGGCCATAAAACAGGGAATCGTCCGGAGCCGAACGGCCCCGGGAACCTCAGACGCGCACCTTGACGATCACCTTGCGGATCGTCCCCTCGCCCACCATCGGGGCGTGCGCATCTTCGGGAAAAAGCAGCGTGAACTGGCCGGGCGTCACCTCGTAGTAGGTCTGCGGCACGTCGTCGTAAAACCGGATGTCCTTCTGCACGTCGAACGCGCCGAGCGGACGGGTCACACGGTCGCGCTGGCTCCACCCGAAGGCCTCGCGTTCGCCCCTTACGAGCACCTGAATGTCGAGGTAACGGTCATGAATTTCCAGCTTGGCGTCGGCCGGTCGTTTCAGATCGACGTCCATCACGTTGATGAAGACATCGTCGCCGTCGATCGCGTGCCGGCCCGCCGGCAACGCGCCGAGATCGGTGGAGAGCAGGTAGTCGAACGCCTTTTCGAGGCGGGGATTGAGTGCGTAGTAACGCGCACGGTTTTCGAGCGAATCCAGTATCATTGTCGTTGCGAATTGTATTTGAGCCGGACGAAAACGGGGTGGTGATCCGAAAACTCGACGGACGGCACCTCGTACGAAAGCACCTCGAAATCGTCGGAAACCAGCACGTAGTCGATGCGGAACGTATTGTAGAATCCCCGATAGGTATGCGAGAATCCCCGTCCCTTCTCGCGGAAAGCATCCTGCAATCCGCGCGACATGAGGCGGTAGGTGTAGGACAGGGGCGTATCGTTGAAATCGCCGCACACGATACGTGCGTGGGGTGTGGCCGCGATCAGCTGCGACAGCGAGTCGACCTGATGCGAACGCGAGATGCTGTTGTAACGCAGACGGCTCAGGATGCTGTGCAGTTTCTCGTGGCTGGCCGTATCGGTCAGAAAACGGTAGTTCATCAGGTAGTCGCTGTCGGAAGATTTGATATGGGTCGAACGCAGGTGGTTGCAGAAGACACGCACCGTATCGCGGTCGAGGCGCAGATCGGCCCAGACGGCCGTCGCACGGGTCGTATCGACATCGTTGACACAGTCGACGGCGCCCGAAGCGAGGATACGCAGTTTCGAATAGACGGCAAGCGCGACGCCGGCCGTCCCCTCGCCGTCGCGCGAATAGACCGCCCGACGGTATCCCGGGGCGATCAGCGAATCGAAACGCATCGTCGCACCGCGTGCCAGGTCGCTGAACTCCTCGATACAGAGAATATCGGGATCGTATCGGTTCACGAACGCCGCCAGCGAATCGACCGTGCTCCTGCCGTCGTCGCCGTAGAACATCCGCACGTTGTAGGCCATGACCTTCAACGCCGAGCGGTCGTAGACCGGTTCACCGTAGTGGCGCAGCGTATCGATCTTATAATAAAGCGATATTTTCGGCACCCCCAGGAGCAGCAGCACGAGCATCGGCGAAGCATAGCCCCACCGCCAGCGGATCACCCAGTAGAGGAAGAGCACGAGCCCCGATACATAGATCACCGGCGCGACGAGCCCCAGCACGGAAAAGACCCACGACGCATCGGGCGAAACATAGGGCGCCAGATACATGAAGAGCAACAGCAGCGCCACCAGCGCCGTCACCACCGCGAATGCCGCGTCGAGCAGCCAGACGAAGAGGCCGCGCTGCCGGCCGGGACGGCCGCTGTCGGAATCGTATACCCAGCGCTCCATGGCTCCGAATCAGAAACGGATGATTCCCTTGCGGCGCCAGTAATAGAGCAGTCCCAGTCCCCACAGCATACCGCCGATATGGGCGAAATGCGCAACTCCGGGATCGCGTCCGGTCCATCCCAACAACAGTTCGATCGCCGCATAGATAATAACGAACCACTTGGCTTTGAGCGGAATGGGCGGGATAAGCAGCATGATGATCGAATTGGGCCACAGCACACCGAAAGCCAACAGCAATCCCATTACGGCGCCCGATGCTCCCAGCAACTGAATGCCGAACTCGCCCGTCAGCCCCGCCACTCCCATCTGCACCAGCGCGGCCCCCACGCCGCAGACCATGTAGTAAATCAGAAAGCGCTTCGAGCCGAGCGCGTATTCCAGCGTACGGCCGAACATCCACAGTGCGAACATATTGAAAAACAGATGTTCCAGGCTGGCATGAAGAAACATGTAGGTGACGAACTGGTAGGAGTGGTAATAGGGGCTCCCGAACCAGTAGAGCACGCCGTACTGTCCCATAAACTGATTGAGCGAGGGGATGAGCCAGACTCCCAAAAACGCGAGGCAGTTGATGATTATCAGGTTCTTCACCACCGGAGGCGTCGAGAAATAACTGCTGTTCATTGTTTTTCGTTGTTTTACGGACATCGGACACATCCTCCGACGTCGCCTATTCGTTCACAAAGGTAGCGTTTTTCCCGCAAACGGCGCATATTCTACCGAAGTTTCGCACGCAACTCGTCGAGCGTGATTTCGGCCAGAATCGGCTTCCCCGCAGGCGAGAAACAGCGGTCGCCCGCCTCCTGCAATCGTTCGAGCAGCCGCTCGGCCTCCTCCTGCGAAGTACAGCTCCCCATGGGACGCGCCCCGCTGCGGGCCAGTTCGGCGGCGATCCGCTGTCTGCGCAGGTCGGCCGCCGATACATGCGCAAAGGTCTGCAACAGCTGGTAAATCAGCTCGTCGATCGTATCCGACGGCATATCGGCCGGCGTCCCCTTCACGTCTATCGCCCCGTCGCCCACGCGTTCGATGTCGAATCCGACGGCGGCGAACTCGGCGGCATACTGGCCGAGCAACTCGTATTCGTCGTGCGATAGCACCAGCCGTTCGGGGAACAGCAACTGCTCGCTCACGGCCGAGCCGTTGGTGAGCATCAACAGATAGTATTCGTAAAGCAGCCGCTCCTGCGCCCGCTTCAAATCGACGACCACGAGCACACCGCCCAGCATCGCCACGACGTATCCGGGCGCCACCGGCGTCACGCCGCGGAACTCCGCCGCAGGCGTCTCGATCAACCGCTGTTGTACGGCCGCATCCTCCGAAGAGACGTATTCCAGCACGCTCCGCTGCGCGTCGTCCTCCGCGACGACCGCTCCGCCGCCCAGCGACGACGGCACGTCGGCCATTCCCGCGAACGGGACGGCTGCATCGTCCGGCGCGACCGCCGACGAGGGCACCTCGTCGTACCCACCCTCCCGATCGGAAAGGAGATATTCCCCCACCGGATCGAACGCAGGGTGCGGCGCCGCACCTCTGCGCGACGCCCCGACATCCCCTCCTGCGGCCGGACGGCCGCCGCGGGGTGTCGGCCCCGGAAACTCCGTGAAATCCTCGCCGGGGAACTCCTCGACATCCCCGCACTGCTCATCGGCCCCTTCGGCGACATACCCCTCGGCAAAGGGATTGTAATGTTCGTTGACCATCGCCGCCGGTTCGTCGTAGACGGCGCCCTGCCGCGCCACGGGAATCTCGATGCGCCCCTCGGCCGTGAAATCCATCATCGGCACGGCGCCGGTCTT
Coding sequences within it:
- a CDS encoding YhcH/YjgK/YiaL family protein, which encodes MILDSLENRARYYALNPRLEKAFDYLLSTDLGALPAGRHAIDGDDVFINVMDVDLKRPADAKLEIHDRYLDIQVLVRGEREAFGWSQRDRVTRPLGAFDVQKDIRFYDDVPQTYYEVTPGQFTLLFPEDAHAPMVGEGTIRKVIVKVRV
- a CDS encoding endonuclease/exonuclease/phosphatase family protein; protein product: MERWVYDSDSGRPGRQRGLFVWLLDAAFAVVTALVALLLLFMYLAPYVSPDASWVFSVLGLVAPVIYVSGLVLFLYWVIRWRWGYASPMLVLLLLGVPKISLYYKIDTLRHYGEPVYDRSALKVMAYNVRMFYGDDGRSTVDSLAAFVNRYDPDILCIEEFSDLARGATMRFDSLIAPGYRRAVYSRDGEGTAGVALAVYSKLRILASGAVDCVNDVDTTRATAVWADLRLDRDTVRVFCNHLRSTHIKSSDSDYLMNYRFLTDTASHEKLHSILSRLRYNSISRSHQVDSLSQLIAATPHARIVCGDFNDTPLSYTYRLMSRGLQDAFREKGRGFSHTYRGFYNTFRIDYVLVSDDFEVLSYEVPSVEFSDHHPVFVRLKYNSQRQ
- a CDS encoding rhomboid family intramembrane serine protease, with product MNSSYFSTPPVVKNLIIINCLAFLGVWLIPSLNQFMGQYGVLYWFGSPYYHSYQFVTYMFLHASLEHLFFNMFALWMFGRTLEYALGSKRFLIYYMVCGVGAALVQMGVAGLTGEFGIQLLGASGAVMGLLLAFGVLWPNSIIMLLIPPIPLKAKWFVIIYAAIELLLGWTGRDPGVAHFAHIGGMLWGLGLLYYWRRKGIIRF
- the mutL gene encoding DNA mismatch repair endonuclease MutL; translated protein: MADRIKLLPDVVANQIAAGEVVNRPSSVVKEMMENAIDAGAHTVTVNARDGGRELIQIVDDGCGMSPMDARMAFDRHATSKIASVEDIYALHTFGFRGEALASIAAVAQVELRTRQEGDEVGTQTSVNGGKFQSQEPVMCPAGSQFYVRNLFYNVPARRRFLEKSTASSKQIKAEFQRVALCNPAVAFELYDNDVPVYRLQPTSLAGRIVDVVGRHIKPNLLEVAADTSIVRVDGFVGRPAAAKKSNAEQYFFVNGRYFSDQYLRKAVLKAYEKLIPDTCFPSYFLFLTIDPERIDVNVHPQKIEVKFDDKEAVWEIIHAAVRNTLGKTGAVPMMDFTAEGRIEIPVARQGAVYDEPAAMVNEHYNPFAEGYVAEGADEQCGDVEEFPGEDFTEFPGPTPRGGRPAAGGDVGASRRGAAPHPAFDPVGEYLLSDREGGYDEVPSSAVAPDDAAVPFAGMADVPSSLGGGAVVAEDDAQRSVLEYVSSEDAAVQQRLIETPAAEFRGVTPVAPGYVVAMLGGVLVVVDLKRAQERLLYEYYLLMLTNGSAVSEQLLFPERLVLSHDEYELLGQYAAEFAAVGFDIERVGDGAIDVKGTPADMPSDTIDELIYQLLQTFAHVSAADLRRQRIAAELARSGARPMGSCTSQEEAERLLERLQEAGDRCFSPAGKPILAEITLDELRAKLR